In Bombus vancouverensis nearcticus chromosome 12, iyBomVanc1_principal, whole genome shotgun sequence, the genomic stretch ACGTGTACGTCTATAATCGATTATACATTTTAGTGTCTATTCACTTGCATGCAGCCATTAGCAATTATAATAGTTATAATTACGGATTCAAACACGAAAATAGAAGTTTATCATGAAAAAGACACAGATCTTTATATatgtagaaattttataattaatatatcgtGTATCTTTCAGAAGAATTAATAGGATTGTAATCTCTTTAAAAATTATGAtggcaataaataataaagaatcTACTCGAAGTAATTTACAACACTCTACATAGTATACTCTGATGCAAattgaattttgtaattatttagcaaacaaattgttttttaatttatactCTATCGaattaatcgataaattaagATTTTACGACATAAAGTATCTCTAAAATATTCGTTTGCAGATAATTATGTCGCTGTGCGCGAACTCCTCGGTTTTGGGTCCTTCCATGGCTTTTGGCTATAGCGGAGTTGCATTAACACCTTTGATGTCACCTACCAGTGACGTGAAAATCGACAAAGTTCAAGCCAATTGGATAGGTCAGTACTACCTCGATAATTTCGAtgaatttaattccattaatttatttaacacGGTAATATTCAACAAAGcgaatgaaagaaaatttttaaagcAATTAAGGAATTATTTACTAGTATTTCATTTGATTTTTCtcgaattaattaaatatactttTGGATATTCTCTTGTGGTAATATATGgataaatttatacaaattatgaacAAGCTTCGAAAATATTGTTTATCGAATAAGGATTAGGTGGAATAAAATAACGAACGTTAGTCAAACTGCAAAGTATCAATTCATTGGGGACCAACGAGCGGTTTTTCACAATATTATGAATGCTTTAATTCtttcaaatttcataaaattgtagaatttaGGTGGAAGACAtacacaaaaaaatatatatatatatctatacatatacatatattgaacgaatatttgaaattcgtAGCCATAGTGTTAAAATACAGAATTCGATGATGTATTGTAAATTGCTTGAAATATCGCAGCGTTGGTCCTAAATGGATTGAATTATTTCCAAAGTAAGAACTAAGCTAACCTGTGCGATCTTCTTCACCGAAATTAATAATCCAATTGCATAATCCATAGCGACAGCAACGGCACTAGGTATTCCATTTGGTTGCATCGTTTCTGGTTACACTATGAGACGCGGAAGAAAGTTGAGCTTGTTGATAACGTCTATCGTGTCCATCGTTGGCTGGTTCGTCATTTATTTAGCTGGAACATACGAACAAATTCTTGTAGGCAGAATCATTTCTGGAATCGCGACAGGCATGGCCTCGGTACCAGCCACAGTTTATAGCGCGGAGGTTTCTTCTCCAAAATGGCGATCAATTATGATCACATGGACCAGCGTATCCATCGCCATCGGTGTTCTTGTCGTTTATATTTTCGGCTATATTTTCAAGGTAAAGAAAGTTATGTATGTAATTCTCTTTCTTCAAAAAGTTTTGTGATATATGCATCTGCTCAAAAATCTTAgaacaattatatttatagCTTCAAAATTGGAAAGAATCaagtaaaaagatattaagaaCTGCGTAGAATTAATATGGTTAAGAAATTAATCAGGAATTTAAAATTCATACTCTATACAGAATACtaaattcttatgaaaaatagaaatttttgtaaagaataatccgcagtctagtaatcAGGGATCACAGTTCGACTCACGATCTTTCTCTCCCAAAGGACGACTGGCGAATGGTGGCTCTGATGTGTGCCCTGTTTCCTCTGGTCTCGACCGTACTGACCTTGGCCGTCGTCCTAGAAACCCCGATCTGGTTACGAGACAGAGGTCGTCTAGACGAGGCGTTACAGGTGTTGAAAATATTCCGCGGCATCCCAAAAGACGTGCCTCCCCCGCCACAGCTCTACGAAGAATTGAAACCACGTCCTCAgcgaaagaaacaaaatttcatGAAACATATGCTCAAGAGGAACGCCATGGTACCTTTTGCAATCCTGCTCGGTTATTTCTTTTTCCAGCAATTCTCCGGACTTTTCATCATCGTCTACTACGCAGTGGACATTATACAAAGCGCTGGAGTCACTATAGATCCCAATTTGGGGGCAGTTTTGATAGGATTAACAAGATTAGTAGGTACTTTACTAGTGTCGTGCATGTCAGAAAAGTTAGGAAGGAGAAAACCTTCTATCGTTTCTGGATCTGCAATGACAATTTTCATGGGAGTATTGTCTGTGTACTTATTATTGAAGGATAAGGGATATTCTATAAACGATGGTGGCCTGATACCTGTGATATGTATACTTATGTACATTTTTGGAAGCACTCTTGGCTTCTTGGTGATCCCATTCGCCATGGTGGGCGAAGTGTATCCAACGAAGGTTAAAGAAGCGTTATCAGGATTGACTACGTGTATCAATTACATCTTCAGCTCCATCACGGTGAAAACCTACCCGGACATGGAGGTCGCCATGGGCAGACATggagttttcatatttttcacggTGCTGTCGTTTTTGGGAACGTTATTTGTGACGTTTTTCTTACCTGAGACTAAGGGAAAGACTTTGAGCGAGATCGAAGATATGTTCTCGAGGAAGAAGGAAGTGGTTGACACGCCGGAGGAAGAGGAGATGGTGGATGGTAAATATGATATATGTTTCTGGAGGAAACTATAGTTACTTGAAGGTTATACGaattatttagtaaaaaaaaaagaaatgatggACTTTTTGAAGGCGGAAAAAAATGATATCGAGGGATTCTATTTATATATCTGAATATCAATGCAACGGTGAAAATACTCTCAACTTTGTCTAAATCGTAACGATCTTTTTCATGTTTGCGAAAAGTTTGAATATAAAGATTGGGAATGTTAGAAAAGGTTGATCG encodes the following:
- the LOC117155180 gene encoding trehalose transporter 1-like protein; protein product: MSIVNGMNDSNGHVETHLETKFVPDPEEEKRWEKKGVMYQIIMSLCANSSVLGPSMAFGYSGVALTPLMSPTSDVKIDKVQANWIATATALGIPFGCIVSGYTMRRGRKLSLLITSIVSIVGWFVIYLAGTYEQILVGRIISGIATGMASVPATVYSAEVSSPKWRSIMITWTSVSIAIGVLVVYIFGYIFKDDWRMVALMCALFPLVSTVLTLAVVLETPIWLRDRGRLDEALQVLKIFRGIPKDVPPPPQLYEELKPRPQRKKQNFMKHMLKRNAMVPFAILLGYFFFQQFSGLFIIVYYAVDIIQSAGVTIDPNLGAVLIGLTRLVGTLLVSCMSEKLGRRKPSIVSGSAMTIFMGVLSVYLLLKDKGYSINDGGLIPVICILMYIFGSTLGFLVIPFAMVGEVYPTKVKEALSGLTTCINYIFSSITVKTYPDMEVAMGRHGVFIFFTVLSFLGTLFVTFFLPETKGKTLSEIEDMFSRKKEVVDTPEEEEMVDGKYDICFWRKL